In the genome of Thunnus albacares chromosome 16, fThuAlb1.1, whole genome shotgun sequence, the window ACTACGATTAGCCAGTGGTCTACATGGGAACTAGGAAAGCAGTCCTttacagtgtgtatgtatgggtgtgtgtttatgtctgacTGTCCGGTCATCTGTGTCATTCTGCATCAGCCAACCTTCATGTACTAGCTGTACACTGTGTGTAATTATGTGTGTTATTAGATACtgtttatgtgtgaatgtgtgtgtgtgtgtgtgtgtgtgtgtgtgtgtgtgtgcgtgtgagagagagagagttggtgTGTGACTAGTTGCAGGCGAAGTACTCCTTGAGTGGGGCGAAGAGGTGCCTGATGACAGGGACGCTCCAGGAACGTCCCAGCAGCCTTTGCCTGGCCAGACGACTCATGTTGGACACGTCGGTGTAGTGGACGGGGAAACCGAACACCCTGGAGACACACATGAGAACATTTTTAGATTGGACTGGAGAAAATCTTATTACATTTCAAATCTTAATAAACTGGTTTGTAGATGTATGATGTAATGGAAATCGTGTCATCTCCAGATTGGCTGAAAATTATCTTCCTTCTGCAGctgaataaatcatttaaaaaccaACTGACAAAGTTGATAACTGGACTGTTTTTATTATCTCATGAAAAGTTGACATCTTGGAGATACATAGTTTTCTTTGGACTCTTTTGGACTTTTAaagttatatgtaaaaaaaaaaatctgtgaattCATACTATTCAAATATGTACGTACACGAGTGTCATCTTACACGACTCCAAAAAGCTTTCACTCTCCACATATCTTGCCCTGTTCTTCCTAAACACTTTACCACATACACATGCCCTGTTACTGATTTCCTGAACAAAAGGTCACATCTGTGTCAATACaaattgttaaaacatttttttaattcacaacCTATTGCTATGCAGCTCTGGgttgaaacatgaaaaatgcaaacaaacacacacacacacaccactgtacCTTTCCATCTCAGTACACCAGAGGATGTCCTCCTTGTTGTCCATGTAGACAGGGAAATGCTCATCTTTCCCCTGCTTCACAGAGTTGGAGCGTGTCGTTATCGTACGCAACTTCTCAAACTGGAATTAGCATCCAGAACcaaacacacgcaaacacacagacagacagacagacagacagacaggcacacacacacatatccttTTTAATTCTACAGCTGTCCCCCTCTTGTGCAGTTATGATACAGTACATGGTTGGTTCAAATTGTGgattgaaaaaatgactttctCAAATTATTTCGCTCTTGCTGGCAGAGCAAAAGTGCAACAATAGCAGCAGGAAAATGTAGGAAAATTGGCATTAATTATGGATACATTACTGAGAAATATATGTATTAATTCACATTTCCAGACATGTTGGTCCATGGaagaaaatgattttatctCTATGAAAAACACTCATAGATTGTCAATTACTAAATGTAAACTTATCATTTCATGAGTGTTGGCCAATTTCCAGActtaaaatgtaacattaatatATGTTCTACAGTTGCCTAAACTATCCAAATCTCTGTTAGAGACCCGAATCTTTGTTTGGCACTAGGCAGAAAGTTAGATACTGTATGATAAtatgcacagacacactcacacacacacacaagtggatACCTTAGCTGTGCGTCCGTGCTCGAGGCACTCTTGTAGGTCTAGCTTGTCGTTTGTCATGGGCGACAGAGGTCTGCAATCACCAAAATATTGAGAAGAAATGAGAAGACAAAATCATCATCAATAtatcatataaaaacaatatcagTTTTGGAGTcaaaaattgtgtgtgtgtgtgtgtgtgtgtgtgtgtgtatgtatcacCTCGACATGCCTGGCAGGTTTCCCCAGAAATATCGGGCACGGTGGGCAGCAGAGACCTCCTTGGCATCGATCATCACTGGGTTACACTGCAGAGGAACAGCAGGgtttacttcctgtttcacttaacatgaacatctgtcTGAAAATGAGACTCTTTTAAACATCATAGgtctgtttctgtgtatatTATTACACTACACTCCTCTCCAGTATAGCCATCTTCCAGTTTGGGTCACCCTCTCtgtgtttaagagtaggcttaaaactttgctttttgataaagcttatagttagggccggccGGACTCGgcttggaccagcccttagttatgctgccctagactgccgggggacttcccacgatgcactgagctcctttcccctcctcctcctctccatctgtatgcattcatgtcccattaatgcatgttactaacttggcttcttctcCGGGGTTTTTTGGATCATGGTCATGGACCGCCTGGTTATGGATCGCAGATTTCTATGGATCGTGGTTGTGGACTGCCTGCTGCCATGGTCCTGCTTGACGCCCAcgcctgctattattattattagtcatatttctattattattattgtttttgttatgattgttgttattatgcttctccgtgtctctctccccctccttccttctttctctctcaacccaaccggtcaaggcagatggctggCCAGCTAAAGCCCAGTtttgcttgaggtttcttcctgttaaggggactttttccttgctgctgttgccaagtgcttgctcatgggagAATATTGACTCTCTATTAAATAAAGGatatggtctagacctgctctatgtgaaaagtgccgTGAGATAACTTCtattgtgatttggcactatataaataaaattgacttgacttgacttgacagcCCTGATATAAAATCCCACAAGTTTTCCATCTGAACTTTTCAACAGCAAAAAAGAGCCTTTTCAtgagacaaaaatgtctttttttattgcagtttaCTTATTGTAGTTTTTTGACAGCTGATCTGAAGAGAACACCATCTGAACTAAAATAAGTGAaacaaaaggtaaaataaattgtgatcaattttaatatttgattttatatgACGTCCCATGACTCTGTGGCTATAGGTGTCACTTTCTCATGTGTTAACTATGTGTTTTTTGCTTGCAATGTGTACTTTTTTGGTGtctatgttaagaaaaaaaaacatctttgagtATCTAGAAAAGCGCTCTATAATCTAAATGTATTGTAAAGTGACCAGTGTACATTCATTGACGTTCATAGAGATTTCACTAAAGACCTGGGTCATGACAGGTCTCTGACATCTTAGTAATGTACTGTTTGTCTCAATATAGCATATATATCACATATTTACTGTTAAATCACCTGCTGTGCTGTGTCACGTtaccaattaaaaaaaaacctaaggaaggaaatatgttcatttaataatatttaagtGGCCGATGTGCATTCGCTAATCTCCAAAGATTCACCAAAAACCTGGGTCATGGCAGCTGAAATCCAACCACAAGAGGGCAGCAAAGCTGTCTTCTGCTCCAGTTATCACCACTCACGGCTTCATGCGTGTGATTTACTTTTAACACTTTGTCCGAGTGTGTATGGGATTATTGTGTGTCCTGTAATGGGTCAAtctgtgcaggtgtttgtgagtttgtttattttacctCTAAAAAGCGTGAGATGTCCCGTTTGTCACTGACTCCCATGGCGACCACATTCTCAAACAGCCAGAAGAACGGCCGCTCGTCGCCCGGTTTTGGTCGAGCCTCGTGTAGCAGACGGTAAAACTCGAAAAACAACCGGCCCGTTCCCTCTGCAGGAGTTCAGCATCcatatttcatttcacatgaagaattaaaactaattaaaggCAGACAATCGTCAGTGCCTCAACATTCgtttttaatttcattatttaaaatttCTTTGCAAATACTgagaaaattgttttattatttattattcatcttATTTTTCTGAACTTATCCACAGCAGAAAATTGATTCAAAGACCCCTTCTCACCATAAAGGCCTTTCCGTGCAGGATTGACTATGGAGAGGTCGTTGCAGGGGCTTCCTCCTATCACCAGGTCAAATGGTCCCCACTCTTCGATCTAATGGGCAAAACACATCATGAGGTAACATCAGCAGAGAAAAGGGGGTTAAGAAGCAGTTTGGTGGAGTGAATCAATCAAAAAGAATCAACTGGAATTTCAGCTACTTCCTATGTAAACAACTATAAACAACTATGCAATAAACACTTCCTTATTACTGCATGCTGTGTTCAAATGTATCTTCAGTAATCTAAACACAAGTGGTCTGCTGTAAACACAGGTGTGAATGTCCCCAAATCTTACAGAGGAGAATTTCACTTACATGTTTGTGGGTTACGTTGCGCACATCACCCACGTACATGATACGTCCCTGGTGTCGAACCATGCCAACAGTGATGGAGTCTTCACACACCTCAGACGCCACATACTTGTCGACCTGGATGCCCAAATCCTTCAGCACCAGCAGACCTGAGTGCACACATCATTTCATCAGTACAACTGTGGGAGCATTCACTGCCAAACCATCCATGTTGAGAAGTTTTTTTACACAAGCAGCGAGTCCTAAAATgttacagtcacacacacacacatgcacacaagctTGTTGACACACCTGTTGCAATGCCGTCAAACAGGGATAGGACTCTGATCGGTTGCCTCTTCTCTGCTGCAACTGGAGGATACAACTTGGCTGGCTCCTGAGAGAGAGTTAAGAGAACAAGATTAGATTGTctgtaaagacagaagagagcAGACAGAACGTATCACAAGTCAGCTTTATTCATGATAATGATCTGGGCCTCATTTCCCACAAGCACCTTCAGGCTAAGATGATTGTAAAATCCATCTCACAAACCTTCTAAAGCTTAAGAcgtgtttcccaaaagcataGTAACTGCAGAAGGAACCAAAaactacatgttttatttaagttttcactgtttttgtacatttttaagtcTACACTTTTTACACGAACGCTGATGTTCTTTGTTAAGTGTtgatgtttaaaataaacaaacacaaacaaacatttattcaatAACTGATCTGCCAGTTTGTGTCGTCATCATCCTCCTGTCCATTTTCTTGCATCATATTTTCATCTCTTCTGGCTGAAATGCAActttcttgtgtattttccAGTTCTGTAtcgtctcttttctttttatttattgtgtgtatgtttatctcTCACTTACATGCAGTAGCTCTAATATAGAAATGATGACAGAGTGACATACATATTCCTGAAACTTACAGGAACAGCCACCGcttcattttagttttaatatgATCTTCAGAGTAACGTCTGCATCGAGCAGCAGCTAAATCAAAGTTTACTTTCTTCAGTCAGCTTCTATCAAGTAACTCATTTACTTGAATTATAAAAACTGTACATAGACTGTTTATTGTAGATTATGCTTCATCTTCAATCATCTTCAATCTTCATCTTTCAAgtatgaaaaaatgtatttgtgtatgtgtttacaacatttgcattttgtgatttatttttcaatatatAGCTCTGCTTACAGACAGTTAAATATACAAAGTgactttgaaatgttttctgcaTCATCCTCATCACCACAGGCAGCCCAGCTTACGAAGCTTTTAACAGCATGCACGTGCACTTGTTCAATTTCTAACATTCAAAGATAAAATGAGATTATCAGGAAACAAGACCGTGTTCTGCTGGCAAAAGTCTTGCTGAAGAACATCAATAATTGAATGTGAACAATGTTTTGATGTGTATTATCCTTTATGAATAATTTATACGGCCTGCACAATTATTAGGCAAGTGAGTATTCTGACCATATAAATATTTCTATGCACCAACTCTCAACCATATAAACTTGAATTCTTATTGGATTGAATCATTTTCAGGTgatatgtatttgtgtaataaGGGACCTTTTATTAACATGTGCATAATTACTAGGCAGCTTCATTACCTCAGGCAAAAATGGGCCTTGAAATAGCTAAACTATTGAGGTGTGACCACTGGACAATCAAACGTTTTATTGCAAATAGTGTGCAAACAGTGTTGCAACAAAACGCATGGAGAAGAAAAGGGGCAAATTAAATGCAAAAGACCTGAGAAGAATTAAATGTGAAGCTACCAGGAAGCCATTATCCTCCAGAACTGCAACCTACCTGGAATGTCCAGAAGTACAAGGTGTCATGTGATCAGAGACATGGTCGAGGTAAAGAAGGCTGAAACATGACTACTACTGAATAAGAGTCACAAGTTGAAGCATCAAGATTGGGCCAAGAAATACCTGAAGACAGatttttcaaaggttttatgGACAGATGAAATGAGAGTGACTTTTGATGGACCAGACTGATGGGCCCAGGGATGGATCACTGGTGGACACAGGGCACCACTTCAAGTCAGGCGCCAGCAAGGTGGAGGAGGGGGTACTAGTATGGGCTCCTGTCATTAAGGATGAGCTAGTTGGATCTTTTAAGGTTCAAGACGGACTAAAAATCAACTCCCAAACCTACTGCCAGTTTCTAGAAGATATTTTCCTCAAGCAGTGGTACAGGAATAAGTCCTCAGCATTCAAGAAGGCCATGATCTTTATGCAGGTAAATGCTCCATCATGTGAATCCAAGTACTCCACTGCTTGGCAAGCCAGCAAAGACTTCATAGATGACTGAATAATGACCTGGCCCCCTTCCTCACCTGACTTAAATCCTATTGGGAACTTGTGGGTCCTTGTCAAACATGATATTTATGTTGAGGGAAGACAATACGCCTCCTAGAACAGCATCTGGGAGGCTGTGGTTGCTGCTTCAGCAGAAGTTGATTGTGAACAGATCAAGAAACTGACAGACTCCATGGATTGAAGGTTTATGTCAGTTTTTGAAAAGAAAGGTGGCTTTATTGgtcactgaatatttttgaaaggctaaaaatgttatttaattgtCATTTGTAATTTAATTGCTTTAATTCTGCATCCTTTTATACAATATtctgaaagacaaagagacaaaactCCCTTTTCCTTTGTTTAACATTCAGGTTTGAGGTTCAGTAACATTTTGGATCGACAGAGAGTATTGTATTTGTTCAATAATACAAATTAATCCTGAGGAATACAATTTGCCTAATAATTGTGTACATAGTGTATAGGTGACAAGCCCTGGCGCATAACCTACACTGATCCCCACATAtcactgtttcctgtttgactgtgttgtattttaCCTAATTTTTCTGTTGACATTATGATAGCATACAGTATTCAATGTGGGACGGCAAATATATcaaatttacaacatttacTCTAACTGACTTACAGTATACTGTCGGGCCTGAACTGAAATGTTTGCACTCGTTTTGCTCAGTGAGTAAAATGATGTAGTTCATCATTTATTATGCCTTCAAAACCGTAATGATATAAAGGATTACGTTGCATCTTTTCTAAACTCAGTTTTTAGAATAGTATcattattatatcatatttatatttatatattctatGAGGACAaaacttctctttctctctcagactTACGAATTCCTGTTCGTGGTTGTTGGCAAAGAAGTGCTGTAGTCTGCAGGGCCAGTCGTCCCGTCGCCGCAGTAACCCGTAGGTGTTTCGAGGCCCACACATGTAACAGTTCCAGGGGTCTTCTTTGATGGCTGCTGCCGCTGAGCCGGCTCCTACCATCAGATCCACACactccacacagaaacacctgcacacacacacacacacacacacacacacacacacacacacacacagagggattCAACATGTTTTCCTTACATTTCTTTACTAGACTGATGATTATGCAATATACAGATATAGATTTTTTAATACTCACTTtgaggacaggttcacaatttttcaagtctgtcctaaaacaatattcaggttGCCAAACGagcattgacatgtttttccttgctgtaatcattccattcatactgaccattagaagatcccttcatactgcacttacaatgtaagtgatggaggacaaaatgcacagtcctccttctgttcaaaaatgtatttaaaattcaTTTGAAGCCGTTCAAATTTGTCAGATCAAGTGGATACTTTTTAGTGACAAAGTCCccctttttgttatgatccttccactgcagctgaacaggaaacttttaaaaacatttttgctcaaaatgaggactgttGATCTtgacccccatcacttacattgaaagcacatttgaaggggatcttttaatggtcagtatgaacaggaagaatgattacagcgaggaaaacctctttcagtgacaccagactgttgttttaagacagaatttAAGCTTACACCCATGGCTGATTTTTGTGAGttcaatgtgtttatttttacattaacattaaatagTTATGACTAAATAACCAACCACCAAATTTAAAGTTAAGAAAAAACTTATTAATTAACTTATTAATCACCAGGACTGTGagggtgtggtttgatcagatttgattgacagtgggCTGGAAACATATGCAAACTACCCCACAACTGTCATCAGATTCTGGTTCAAATGTTGCCAAATCCTTACTAGTGAAGGGGAGTACATGAAATTGTGAGTCTGATCCTCTTCAaaccagaaaaacagaaatctctCAAGTGAAATAACCACAACTGTTTTAACTTTGGCAGAAATAATATGTTTATGtagctgattgagaaaataggttttcagggcctttaatttaataattatatgtTGCCCAGATCGGATGGCTGGGTTCACATTTATCTTTCTGATTTTCCCCTTAAATAGTTGAAGCTGTTTTTTGGGGGAATGACCACATTATAGTTGGCTTTGGGCTCTGTATGCAGTTTTGTGGTGAAGTTTGCTTTCGTCACTCCTGATCTCTCCTGTGCTGAGTATATGTTTGCAGTGACGAGATCAGAGCCTAGACACCAAAATCAACTGTGTGCTCTGTATTCACATAAATAAACCTGCCAATAGAAGGAACCATAAATGAAGTTTTGACTTTCATGGGTAGATTGTTTCTGTTGCAGTGAAAACCAAACTCTTGTCCCGGGCCACAAAAAGAAGCAACTTGCTGGTTGCCAATCCCAAAATCTTCAACAACAGTGTGTACAGATCTCTACTGACCTACAGCAGTTGTTGTTGCCACACATGAGCACTTCCCTGCCTCCACAGCAGATGGTGCAGTAGGACTGGTAGCCATCGTCGTCATACTGGTAGGCACACTCCAGGAATGAGTTCTGCCAGAGCACAAAACAGAATCAGGAGAAGGCAGATGGAGTGTGTCCTTGTTGTTTTTCCGTAATTAAATCTTACATTTGGGGAGTATGGGTCAGTTTACATCTGTTCATTTCCATGTGTCTGTGTAATATCGCAGAAATTATATTGCGTTGCTTGACCCTGGAGGGCGGAGGGAGCGGCAAGCACAGGGCAAAACAAGGTGAGTGGGCTTCAGCGTCGAGCCCTCAGGGGGACTGTAGCAGTTTCCTGGTTTAACAACAGTGGAGgctgtgtgcagctgtgtttaGCAGTTGAGCTGTGACTAatgagtattttcattatcgattaactctcatttagtttataaaatgtcagaaaatagtgaaaaatgtcctccACACCGTCCCAGAGCCCAAGACTTTCATTTGCTTGTTCTGCCCCCCAAAAAAGATAGAAGATTAActaattttaataaaattaatcattATCAAAACTGTTGATGATTTTCTCTTGATTTACTAAACAACTAATTGAAATGTGATCATTTTGGCACCATATGTATGTGCATTCAGTCAGTGCCACTGAAGCTGCATCATATGTACAATATTATCAATACTTGTGTTCAAAGATAACAGTGGTCCATAGTCAGCATAACTATAACACCAGGGGTTCATGTAAAGGCCCTCGAGTAAATAATGTAGCcagaagtttctttttttacaccAATGCTTCACTTCCAGTTGTTAAAAATGAAAGGGGCTTGTACAAGTCAGGTTAGCACTTATTTATTGAATAGGGTCACTGATCtataatgaaatattcaattacatttttactttagcTATCAAATTGTCTTTGTTGTGCTTTGGTACTTTGATGTGggtgttattttgtgatttcaggattttattgtttagttttattttgaacgtcttgtgtttttatgtttctttgtcttttaacattgGACTATGctggaaatatttgttttcactttaacatgttatccTTTGGATTTTGTATCTGTaaaccataaataaatcatatcatatatcatatcatatcacaaTGTATACCATTATGGAAGATGTTATGTTTGAAttcaatatcacaatataaacaaatattaatagtttttttttttcaaaattgtcaTAATTATCTCAAAATGATACATGTAtgcaaaatcttttttttttcatatgaaaaAACTAATTGATGTTGTGCAAAATAACTTTGGTCCGCTCTTAATCACTACATCAcaacaaaactcttcacacatgTTAACAAAAACTTCAGTAACTGgttttgttagttttagttACAAATTGCTTAGAATCATTCATTTGGACAAGAGAATTTTGTAAAATGACGACACAATATGATCCTATCATGATGACAACATCTGACTGAAAGTCAATGAAATACAATATTGACTTCCAGTCTTACTGCTGGGTTTATCTGTGAGTATCTTACTTTGCAACCCTGGCACATTGCTCCTACGAAGAGAGGATGCTCCAGAGAGACGTTGAGGCTTCCGCAGGAGATACAGATatctgaacaaataaataaagacaaagacaaagatcaTCCTCATACTGCTGTATTAACACTTTGTTTACGTTTATCTAGGAATTAATATATACAACATGTTAGACATTTACTGCTACTTAACctcaaataacaataatgtgCTCATGATCAATAACAAAGACTCAATCACTCAAGCCCTCATCTTAACCCACCAGTGAATTATTCTGCTGTTGCACTGATTGTAGGTCTTGATGGATGACAGAATAATGTGAACAAGTacaaaaatttaatttcagagATGCTTCCTCCGAGCTATAGCAACTAACAATTCACATCAGTGTAAAATCCATCCTATTGACCCTGTTAATGCATTGAACAGGAACAAAACAACTGATTACGTAACAACAGCGTAATAACTTTTCATTAAACACAGAAGATTGCCTCATGAAGGGATAATCTGAAATGATAATGTAAGTCATAATGTGACATTTAAACTATTGTCACATTTTCAACCCATTTACAGAATGATTTTGACAAATCATAATGTTATTTAAAATATGACTTGCCAGAAAGGGCAGATGATAAAAAGAAGTTATTGGTCAACTCTGTACCTACGGTTAAGCAAACCTTGGACTAAGAATTATATAAAACAATGCTGTATAAACAATGTTTGTGACTCAGAAGACATGGTACAGTTCCTCTCCTCTGCAGAAGACATAATACTGTTAATACATCACTTCTTAATTTCAAATATTCCTCTAAGAATTGAGCTTTAATTATTTCCAAAAGACTTACCTTCTATGTTCCTGGTCTTCTTTTTAATCTCTTGTATGAGTCtctctggggaaaaaaacaaaataagtaaaatttATATAAACGTGTAGTTTGTGACATTTGACTTCATCTCAGAGAATATTTTCTCCTGTTGAGATTTTCTATTACAGATATAATAGTCTGGTTGTAGTGTGACTTTCTGCTTTCAGTGTACCAACAGTTTCTATATGAAGAGTCAGTATACCAGCTCTAATTTCAGCACAAATtgacctttttttatttcatgagttataatgaacataattttcagcaaaattatcatttttatttcacaatatGTGAATAAGTGTATGTTTACCTCTGGTCCCTTCGTCGATCACCTCTCTGATCTTTGCTTTCTCGGCTGAGTTCTTGCGTGGTTTCTTGGCAGGGGGAGGTGTGTACGCTGCCTCAGGTTCTGCCCACATCTCTGAGTACACTTCTTTATATGAATTTTGCTCCTCTGTAGGGATAAGGACATATAATTAACAGAATTAGAATTTTTATGCATAAGAAACATGACGATTTCACCTTTCAAAACAATGACCTGATGAATGAActgcctgatgaaggtctgaggacCAAAATGTCATTAATAAAGTGACTAAAAGTGATGGACGGTgactttaaaatatgaatacattagAACTGGT includes:
- the LOC122999541 gene encoding DNA (cytosine-5)-methyltransferase 3A-like isoform X2, translated to MPSNSPAAAEPAQTPENETSNDVSEDGADQDSPEEGTPASPRTKRRVGRPGRKRKQLLPEMATSDPCANAPPTPPEEPEPSPSPRKKRGRRKLEQTEKNKDEPDDRNCDSPREGETGRLRRRPVPRVTFQAGDPYYISRRQKEEWLSRWKMEAERRAYREAEMSMMDDLSEADFQKEEEPASPAPPPSQQQTDPASPTVAVTPEPVARGDQATPREIEYQDGRGFGIGTLVFGKLRGFSWWPGRIVSWWMSGRSRAADGTRWVMWFGDSKFSVVCVEKLMPLSSFSSAFHQPTYNKQSMYRKAIFEALQVASVRAGRPTPASCDASDDAEGVEPQTRQMIEWAMTGFLPNGPQSLDPREEEQNSYKEVYSEMWAEPEAAYTPPPAKKPRKNSAEKAKIREVIDEGTRERLIQEIKKKTRNIEDICISCGSLNVSLEHPLFVGAMCQGCKNSFLECAYQYDDDGYQSYCTICCGGREVLMCGNNNCCRCFCVECVDLMVGAGSAAAAIKEDPWNCYMCGPRNTYGLLRRRDDWPCRLQHFFANNHEQEFEPAKLYPPVAAEKRQPIRVLSLFDGIATGLLVLKDLGIQVDKYVASEVCEDSITVGMVRHQGRIMYVGDVRNVTHKHIEEWGPFDLVIGGSPCNDLSIVNPARKGLYEGTGRLFFEFYRLLHEARPKPGDERPFFWLFENVVAMGVSDKRDISRFLECNPVMIDAKEVSAAHRARYFWGNLPGMSRPLSPMTNDKLDLQECLEHGRTAKFEKLRTITTRSNSVKQGKDEHFPVYMDNKEDILWCTEMERVFGFPVHYTDVSNMSRLARQRLLGRSWSVPVIRHLFAPLKEYFACN
- the LOC122999541 gene encoding DNA (cytosine-5)-methyltransferase 3A-like isoform X1 — translated: MPSNSPAAAEPAQTPENETSNDVSEDGADQDSPEEGTPASPRTKRRVGRPGRKRKQLLPEMATSDPCANAPPTPPEEPEPSPSPRKKRGRRKLEQTEKNKDEPDDRNCDSPREGETGRLRRRPVPRVTFQAGDPYYISRRQKEEWLSRWKMEAERRAYREAEMSMMDDLSEADFQKEEEPASPAPPPSQQQTDPASPTVAVTPEPVARGDQATPREIEYQDGRGFGIGTLVFGKLRGFSWWPGRIVSWWMSGRSRAADGTRWVMWFGDSKFSVVCVEKLMPLSSFSSAFHQPTYNKQSMYRKAIFEALQVASVRAGRPTPASCDASDDAEGVEPQTRQMIEWAMTGFLPNGPQSLDPREGIHTEEQNSYKEVYSEMWAEPEAAYTPPPAKKPRKNSAEKAKIREVIDEGTRERLIQEIKKKTRNIEDICISCGSLNVSLEHPLFVGAMCQGCKNSFLECAYQYDDDGYQSYCTICCGGREVLMCGNNNCCRCFCVECVDLMVGAGSAAAAIKEDPWNCYMCGPRNTYGLLRRRDDWPCRLQHFFANNHEQEFEPAKLYPPVAAEKRQPIRVLSLFDGIATGLLVLKDLGIQVDKYVASEVCEDSITVGMVRHQGRIMYVGDVRNVTHKHIEEWGPFDLVIGGSPCNDLSIVNPARKGLYEGTGRLFFEFYRLLHEARPKPGDERPFFWLFENVVAMGVSDKRDISRFLECNPVMIDAKEVSAAHRARYFWGNLPGMSRPLSPMTNDKLDLQECLEHGRTAKFEKLRTITTRSNSVKQGKDEHFPVYMDNKEDILWCTEMERVFGFPVHYTDVSNMSRLARQRLLGRSWSVPVIRHLFAPLKEYFACN
- the LOC122999541 gene encoding DNA (cytosine-5)-methyltransferase 3A-like isoform X3, which gives rise to MPSNSPAAAEPAQTPENETSNDVSEDGADQDSPEEGTPASPRTKRRVGRPGRKRKQLLPEMATSDPCANAPPTPPEEPEPSPSPRKKRGRRKLEQTEKNKDEPDDRNCDSPREGETGRLRRRPVPRVTFQAGDPYYISRRQKEEWLSRWKMEAERRAYREAEMSMMDDLSEADFQKEEEPASPAPPPSQQQTDPASPTVAVTPEPVARGDQATPREIEYQDGRGFGIGTLVFGKLRGFSWWPGRIVSWWMSGRSRAADGTRWVMWFGDSKFSVVCVEKLMPLSSFSSAFHQPTYNKQSMYRKAIFEALQVASVRAGRPTPASCDASDDAEGVEPQTRQMIEWAMTGFLPNGPQSLDPREGIHTEEQNSYKEVYSEMWAEPEAAYTPPPAKKPRKNSAEKAKIREVIDEGTRERLIQEIKKKTRNIEDICISCGSLNVSLEHPLFVGAMCQGCKNSFLECAYQYDDDGYQSYCTICCGGREVLMCGNNNCCRCFCVECVDLMVGAGSAAAAIKEDPWNCYMCGPRNTYGLLRRRDDWPCRLQHFFANNHEQEFEPAKLYPPVAAEKRQPIRVLSLFDGIATGLLVLKDLGIQVDKYVASEVCEDSITVGMVRHQGRIMYVGDVRNVTHKHIEEWGPFDLVIGGSPCNDLSIVNPARKGLYEGTGRLFFEFYRLLHEARPKPGDERPFFWLFENVVAMGVSDKRDISRFLECNPVMIDAKEVSAAHRARYFWGNLPGMSRPLSPMTNDKLDLQECLEHGRTAKQGKDEHFPVYMDNKEDILWCTEMERVFGFPVHYTDVSNMSRLARQRLLGRSWSVPVIRHLFAPLKEYFACN